In Rutidosis leptorrhynchoides isolate AG116_Rl617_1_P2 unplaced genomic scaffold, CSIRO_AGI_Rlap_v1 contig303, whole genome shotgun sequence, the following are encoded in one genomic region:
- the LOC139882746 gene encoding disease resistance protein Roq1-like, giving the protein MDNHESKLGKDSEKVKRWKKALSEAGSLSGWELKDRYQIKESADDDVLMIGLWGPGGLGKTAIAKALYNAMMRQFQVCSFLEQVREKSHQSGGLVSLQKDLLSEILVHPLTVYSVTGGISLIQERLCCKKVLLVLDDVDHMNQLNALAGKGNWFGKGSIIIVTTRNKQLLTSHGINRVHRIQTLGCCEARDLFCLHAFPDSESVEIGVDLIDRALPAWESALHKLSKRPDQSINQVLKTSFDGLENNEREIFLDILMGKDIVNEEWPDDPRKRSRLWLFEDVEEVLYEDTVKGNGCSKGHSIELGYTKEMTISPCAFKKMKRLRMLILHKVHISSQGPVRLPNALRWLEWPNALHLEFGAGPKKLARLRFQNSHIKQLVGNCQNFICLKSIEFRDCKSLASIPDISSAPLLESLDLFSCKSLVEVHQSVGDLDKLKHLNRSSCSSLRIFPNTLKTKSLQWLDFSGCSKLEKCPDILEKMEHLIYFFS; this is encoded by the exons ATGGATAACCATGAGTCTAAGTTGGGGAAGGATTCAGAAAAAGTGAAGAGATGGAAGAAGGCTCTCTCTGAAGCTGGTAGCTTGTCTGGGTGGGAGTTGAAGGACAG ATATCAGATC AAAGAGTCGGCTGATGATGATGTTCTGATGATAGGTCTATGGGGACCTGGAGGCCTAGGGAAGACAGCAATTGCCAAGGCCCTATATAATGCTATGATGAGACAATTTCAGGTTTGTAGTTTTTTGGAGCAAGTTAGAGAAAAATCACACCAAAGCGGTGGTCTTGTTTCTTTACAAAAGGATCTTCTATCTGAGATCCTGGTTCATCCTTTAACGGTCTACAGTGTCACTGGAGGAATTAGTTTGATACAAGAAAGACTATGTTGCAAGAAGGTTCTCCTGGTTCTTGATGATGTTGACCATATGAATCAACTGAATGCATTAGCTGGAAAAGGCAATTGGTTTGGAAAAGGAAGTATAATCATTGTTACAACAAGAAATAAACAATTGCTGACTTCTCATGGCATAAATCGTGTGCATAGAATTCAAACTTTAGGATGTTGTGAAGCACGAGACCTTTTTTGTCTGCATGCTTTCCCAGATAGCGAGAGTGTTGAAATAGGAGTGGATCTCATAGATAGAGCACTGC CTGCATGGGAAAGTGCATTGCATAAACTTTCCAAAAGACCTGACCAAAGTATTAATCAAGTTCTCAAGACAAGCTTTGATGGATTGGAGAACAATGAGAGGGAGATTTTCCTCGATATT TTGATGGGTAAGGATATTGTTAATGAGGAATGGCCCGATGATCCTAGGAAACGCAGCAGATTATGGCTTTTCGAAGATGTTGAGGAAGTTCTCTATGAAGATACAGTAAAAG GTAATGGATGCAGTAAAGGCCATAGTATTGAACTTGGCTACACAAAAGAGATGACCATTAGTCCTTGTGCTTTCAAAAAAATGAAAAGGTTGAGAATGCTCATCTTGCACAAAGTGCATATCTCTTCACAAGGTCCTGTACGCCTCCCTAATGCGCTCAGATGGCTTGAATGGCCCAATGCCCTGCATCTAGAATTTGGCGCTGGTCCAAAGAAACTGGCAAGACTCCGTTTTCAGAACAGTCATATCAAACAATTAGTAGGCAACTGTCAG AATTTTATATGTTTGAAGTCCATCGAGTTCCGGGATTGCAAGTCCCTGGCTAGTATTCCTGACATTTCATCGGCTCCACTTCTGGAGAGCTTAGATCTTTTCAGTTGCAAAAGCTTGGTAGAGGTTCACCAATCCGTTGGAGATCTTGACAAGTTGAAACATTTGAATAGATCAAGTTGCTCCAGTCTTCGGATCTTTCCAAACACACTCAAGACAAAGTCTCTTCAATGGCTTGATTTCTCTGGTTGCTCTAAACTTGAGAAATGCCCTGATATTCTGGAAAAGATGGAACacctaatatattttttttcttaa